A window of Terriglobia bacterium genomic DNA:
CCCAGCGCGCGAGGCCAGCGGATTCTCCCTGCGTGAAGCCGGCAAGGTGGTGCGCTATCCCGGCATGCTGCTGTTCGCGTTCCTGCTGTTTTTCGAATCGGGCAATGAAGCCGCTTTGCTGGGCTGGACCTCCACGTGGGCCGGCGCCATGGGCGCCGGAGTGCGCACCGCCACCCTGGTGCTGGCACTGTTTCAGGCCATGATGATGCTCGGCAGAATTGGCGCCAGCCGCCTGCTTCGCGTCGTTCGCGAGGACCAACTGGTGTTGGGCAGCGCCCTGGGCGCGCTGGCCAGCATGGCGATTCTCGTAAGCGCGCGCTCCATTCTAGGGCTCGCGCTGGGAGCTGCGCTGGGCGGGCTGACCTTCGCGTCCATTTATCCCACCATGCTGGCGATGGCCGGCAATCATTACCGCGGTTTTGCCGGCACCGTGTTCGGCGTGCTGTTTGCCGTCGGTCTGTCGGGAGGCATGGTCTTCCCCTGGAGCATCGGCCATCTGTCGCATTCGGTCGGCTTCCGCGCAGGCATGGCTATGCCCTTGTGCGGGGCAGTTATGATTTGCGCGCTCCTGCTGGTGATCCGGGCGCGGGATGGGGCAAATCTTAGCGACGGATTACACCGATGAACCCGGCAGTGCTGGCGCGGTCGTAACTCCTCGGCTCCGTAGTTGACTGCGCCATCAAGCCTAGAGCTTTCAAGCTGATTTCGTGTTTGACGGCGAGTCGTCGAGGATCGCAGCTTTAGCCATTGGCATCCGCTCAGAATACAGGGTCTGCCAGTCGTCTATTGACATACCTTTTCGGATCTGGCCGACTCGTCGAGTCGATATTGACGGGCTACTTTCTTCTGCCGCAACGCGGCGCGGTTCGCAACTGGCCATGCATCCCCTTCTCACCACTTTCGCCCGCCCTCGTCTGCCGCAAGTTGCATTTCCTCCTCCTCCCCGCCATAATTCCGCTCCCATGAAAACCACGAGAACTCTTGCTGCGCTTCTCCTCCTCTGCACCGCCGCTCTGGCACAGTCCGATCCCGCCGCACTCATCAAGCAGGCACGCAAGCTCAACAGCGAAGGCCACCAGGACCAGGCGCTCGCCCTCTACACCCAGGTCCTGCAGGCCGACCCCAATTCCTACGACGCCCACCTTGGCGCCGGGATCGTTCTCGATCTCGACGGCAAGTACGACGAAGCCCGCCAGCACCTCGCCAAGGCTATCGATCTTGCTCCCACGGAAAAGAAGTCGCAGGCCCAGCGCAACATGGCGTTTTCCTACGCCTTCGAAGGCAAGGCCGCCGACGCCGCCCGCTACGAGCAGCCGCTCTACGATGAGTACATTGCCAAGGGAAACTTCTTCAACGCCGGCGAAATCGCCAACGAGCTGGCGCGCATTTACCTGGAATCCGGCGATCTTGACAACGCGCAGAATTGGTACGAGAAGGGTCACGCCGCCGGCCTGAAACAGACCGACATCAAGCCCGCCGGCGTTGATCTGTGGAACTTCCGCTGGGAGCACGCTCAGGCGCGCATCGCTGCCCGCCGCGGCAAGCGCGCCGAAGCCGAAAAGCATGTTGCCGCCGCCAAGGCCATCCTCGACAAGGGCGCCAATCCCGAGCAGGCGCCCTTCTTCCCCTATCTCGAGGGTTACGTCGCCTATTACCTCGGCGATTACAAGGCCGCGGTCGCCAGCCTGCTGAAGGGAAATCAGCGTGATCCGTTCATCCTCGTTTTGCTCGCCCAGGCGTATGAAAAGTCCGGCGACAAAGCGCAAGCCGTGGACTACTACCGCAAGGTCCTGGCCATCAACAATCACAACCCGACCAACGCCTTCGCTCGGCCAATCGCAAAGAAGAAGCTGTCCTGAACTTCTGCCCAGAAACCGATAAGAGCATTCAACTCACTCGCTGCGCGCGGAGATGATCGGCTATGCCAAGAATGCGATCGCCAAGCGCTTACACGCCATCGGGGTGGAAGTGGCTGTCTGAGTGACCGTCGGTCCCGTTTTGCTCGGACAAAGGGGCGCCCGCGGCAATCGCCTGCAGGGCTGGCCGGTTGCGGATCAGCAGCGTGGAACCGTTCAGTTCGGCGATGTGTTTTCTCTTGAATTCGGTGAACAGGCGGCTCACCGTCTCGCGTGAGGTCCCGATCATCTGCGCTACCTCTTCGTGGCGGAAGACGAACTTCATGCGGCTCGGGGTGTCGCCGTTCACCATCGGCCATTCCAGCAGCAGGTTGGCCAGCTTTTCGGCGGCGGAGTGCGACAGCCCGATCCAGCAGATCTCTTGACAGGCGCCGATGTAGTTGTTCGTGACTTCGTGGGCGACGGCGATGCACAGTTCCTTGTGGGCGTACATCAGCCGCAGGAAGGCATCGCGCTTGATGAACGCGACCTCGCACGGCCCCACCGTCTCCGCGGTCACCTCATACTGCCGGCCGGCCAGCGTTCCTGGAATGCCCAGCACGTCGCCGCTCTTGGCCATCCGTAAGATCAATGTCTTGCCTTCGCCCGAACAGACGTACAGCTTTACCCGTCCGTTGCGCAGGATGAACACCCCACGCGGCGGCTCGCCGTCCACGAACAGCTTGCTCCCTCCGGGATAACGCAGCGGAAAACTGATCTGCTCCAATTCCTGCTGAATGCTGGGCGGCAAATCGCTAAATGAGGTGATGTTCTTTGCTTCAGCGTCTCTCTCGCTCTGAGTCGCTGCATGGTTGGCCACCGGACGCATACTCGTACCTCTCCGAGTACTGGCTAGATGTTTCCACAGGTGAGCGACTGTTGGTCTTGAATGAGCCTTCCCAATCCCGTGCCTTCCTGCCTGCTCAGTCAAGGGTTAGATTATGGGTAACATTACGCCCACTTCCAGCGGATTGCGAGAGAGAATTTTAGTCCGTCCCAAAACGGGGCCGGAGAAAAGTGCGGTTGTGTCTAGAATGGCGCTATAATTCGACTATGCGGCGCGCCATGGTAACAGCCGCGCTTCTGATTTCCATCGCCATCCCGGTGTGCGCGCAGCGCCGCAGCTTCTCTTCGCCGCACGCCGGCGCATCCATCGGAGTACGATCGAACGGCGTACGATCGAACGGCCGCATGGCAGTGCGCGGCGGCATCGCCTTCAGACACAATCCGGGCTTTGGCGTCTTCTTCAATCCGCGCCCGTTCCATCACCGCCGCTCCTTCACTTCGTTCCCGCTCGCGTACCCCTACGCGTACCCCTATACCTATCCGTATACGATCTATCCTTACTACCCCCTCGGCCTGCAGAGCGACTTCGTTTATAGCGATAGTGCCGTGCAACCGGC
This region includes:
- a CDS encoding tetratricopeptide repeat protein: MKTTRTLAALLLLCTAALAQSDPAALIKQARKLNSEGHQDQALALYTQVLQADPNSYDAHLGAGIVLDLDGKYDEARQHLAKAIDLAPTEKKSQAQRNMAFSYAFEGKAADAARYEQPLYDEYIAKGNFFNAGEIANELARIYLESGDLDNAQNWYEKGHAAGLKQTDIKPAGVDLWNFRWEHAQARIAARRGKRAEAEKHVAAAKAILDKGANPEQAPFFPYLEGYVAYYLGDYKAAVASLLKGNQRDPFILVLLAQAYEKSGDKAQAVDYYRKVLAINNHNPTNAFARPIAKKKLS
- a CDS encoding Crp/Fnr family transcriptional regulator — its product is MRPVANHAATQSERDAEAKNITSFSDLPPSIQQELEQISFPLRYPGGSKLFVDGEPPRGVFILRNGRVKLYVCSGEGKTLILRMAKSGDVLGIPGTLAGRQYEVTAETVGPCEVAFIKRDAFLRLMYAHKELCIAVAHEVTNNYIGACQEICWIGLSHSAAEKLANLLLEWPMVNGDTPSRMKFVFRHEEVAQMIGTSRETVSRLFTEFKRKHIAELNGSTLLIRNRPALQAIAAGAPLSEQNGTDGHSDSHFHPDGV
- a CDS encoding MFS transporter; this translates as MPNDTLRRAPLFLSACGGLLVFGVVMVLLGTLFGLPESRARLDVSDMVRQGNLQTLLLFGVFLATVAAGPLIDRYGNKLVLVVSAFLATLALAGFVVVAGYSMALVFGVVLGIGGGGLNMATNVLVSDIFPDDRGARLNLLAVFFGVGALLVPLAAAVAGAKHITGVMAAAAVIAAACMVSYLLLAFPPAREASGFSLREAGKVVRYPGMLLFAFLLFFESGNEAALLGWTSTWAGAMGAGVRTATLVLALFQAMMMLGRIGASRLLRVVREDQLVLGSALGALASMAILVSARSILGLALGAALGGLTFASIYPTMLAMAGNHYRGFAGTVFGVLFAVGLSGGMVFPWSIGHLSHSVGFRAGMAMPLCGAVMICALLLVIRARDGANLSDGLHR